In Pantoea cypripedii, the DNA window CGACGGTGCGGGTGATTCAGAACGCGCTGGTGCAACACGGTTTACCGGCGGGTGCGGTACAGGCAATTGAGAACCCGGATCGTGAACTGGTTAATCAGCTGCTGAAGCTGGATCGCTATGTCGATATGTTGATCCCGCGCGGTGGTGCCGGTTTGCATAAACTCTGCCGCGAAAATTCGACCATACCAGTGATCACCGGTGGGATCGGGGTGTGTCATCTGTATCTTGATGAGACGATGGACACCGAAGCGGCGCTGACGGTTATCGTCAATGCTAAAAAGCAGCGTCCGAGTGCCTGTAACTCGCTGGAAACGCTGCTGATTCACCGCGATCAGGCCGAGCGCTTCCTGCCTGCTTTCCTGCAACGTATGGCGCAGGAAAACATTGCGTTGCATGCTGATGAGAATATTATCGCGCAGGTGCAGAACGGTCCGGCCAGTGTGGTGGCGGTTAAAGCTGCTGAGTATGACGATGAGTGGCTGTCGAATGACCTGAACATCAAGCTGGTGGCCAGCATTGATGAGGCGATTGACCATATTCGGCTTCATGGTACTCAGCATTCTGATGGCATCCTGACGCGCAGCATCAGCAATGCCAACCGTTTCGTGAATCAGGTCGATTCGTCGGCGGTTTATGTTAATGCCAGCACACGCTTCACCGATGGCGGCCAGTTTGGTCTGGGTGCCGAGGTGGCTGTCAGTACGCAAAAACTTCATGCGCGCGGGCCAATGGGCCTCGAAGCCTTAACCACCTACAAATGGATTGGCTGGGGCAACGATACGCCACGCGGTTGATGTTTATTCCGTCTGAAAATGGGCACCCTCAGGGTGCCTATTTT includes these proteins:
- the proA gene encoding glutamate-5-semialdehyde dehydrogenase is translated as MLEEMGKAARAASYKLAELSTAEKNQVLLTIADRLEAESADILTANEQDLADARQNGMSAALLDRLTLNPQRLKGIADDVRQVCRLADPVGQLIDGGLLDSGLRIERRRVPLGVVGVIYEARPNVTVDVASLCLKTGNAAILRGGKETYRTNAATVRVIQNALVQHGLPAGAVQAIENPDRELVNQLLKLDRYVDMLIPRGGAGLHKLCRENSTIPVITGGIGVCHLYLDETMDTEAALTVIVNAKKQRPSACNSLETLLIHRDQAERFLPAFLQRMAQENIALHADENIIAQVQNGPASVVAVKAAEYDDEWLSNDLNIKLVASIDEAIDHIRLHGTQHSDGILTRSISNANRFVNQVDSSAVYVNASTRFTDGGQFGLGAEVAVSTQKLHARGPMGLEALTTYKWIGWGNDTPRG